The Rhododendron vialii isolate Sample 1 chromosome 8a, ASM3025357v1 genome has a window encoding:
- the LOC131335720 gene encoding transcription factor MYBS1 has protein sequence MSSASIEWSRAEEKAFENAIAIHWTDDSKEQNWSKIASMVPNKTVEELKQHYELLLEDVIAIEAGKVPVPKYVGEETSSSSTKDFHGSCGGVTSTEKRSNCGFGSGYSGLGQDPNGHGGKGGGSRAEQERRKGIPWTEEEHRLFLLGLDKFGKGDWRSISRNFVISRTPTQVASHAQKYFIRLNSMNRDRRRSSIHDITSINGGDPSTRPPPITGHQTNAAANPTNVAAIGPPPIKHRIPPPNMAGLGMYGAPMGHPVAAGPSHMASAVGTPVMLTPGHHHPYVVPLAYPMAPPTMHQ, from the exons ATGTCTTCTGCTTCAATAGAGTGGAGCAGAGCAGAAGAAAAAgcttttgaaaatgcaattgcCATTCACTGGACTGATGACTCAAAAGAGCAGAATTGGAGCAAAATTGCTTCAATGGTTCCCAATAAAACCGTTGAAGAACTGAAGCAACATTATGAACTATTACTCGAGGATGTTATTGCAATCGAAGCAGGAAAGGTTCCGGTTCCCAAGTATGTTGGAGAGGAAACGTCATCTTCATCAACGAAGGATTTCCATGGGAGTTGTGGTGGGGTTACTAGTACTGAGAAGAGATCGAATTGCGGTTTCGGAAGTGGGTATTCGGGGTTGGGTCAGGACCCGAATGGGCATGGAGGGAAGGGGGGAGGATCCAGGGCGGAGCAGGAGAGAAGAAAAGGGATACCATGGACAGAAGAAGAGCATAG GCTGTTCTTGCTGGGTCTGGACAAGTTTGGAAAAGGAGACTGGAGGAGCATTTCGAGAAACTTCGTAATATCAAGGACCCCAACACAAGTGGCAAGCCATGCCCAGAAATACTTCATCCGACTCAACTCCATGAACAGAGATAGAAGGAGATCCAGCATCCACGACATCACTAGTATTAATGGTGGTGATCCTTCAACTCGACCCCCACCTATCACCGGCCACCAAACTAATGCAGCGGCAAACCCAACAAACGTGGCAGCAATTGGACCGCCACCCATCAAGCATAGGATTCCGCCCCCGAACATGGCGGGTTTGGGAATGTATGGTGCACCAATGGGGCATCCTGTGGCGGCAGGTCCAAGTCACATGGCATCAGCTGTGGGTACACCGGTTATGCTGACTCCTGGACACCACCACCCTTATGTTGTCCCATTAGCATACCCTATGGCACCTCCAACAATGCACCAATAA